A region of the Scylla paramamosain isolate STU-SP2022 chromosome 24, ASM3559412v1, whole genome shotgun sequence genome:
GAAGAGCATTAAAACTATCAAAAAATTATAAGCagccaaaaaaataatcaacaaaTAACCTTGCAATTCCATTACCACGTCCAATTACACATTCTATAAGACAAACATCAACTACcagagacagccagacagacagacacagacagacagacagacagacagacagacagactgacagccACACAAGTTGAGCAGCGCAACATCTACTTACCCAGGCCCGGGGTAATAATATGGAGGCGGTCTCTCGTACTCTGGGGAGAGGCTGGGCTGACTGGTGTAGCGTGGGGGCCCGCCACTGGGAGGGTAGTCTGCCCAGCTGTGTGCACACACGGATAGGCAAACTGACACAACCATACTACactcaactactactactgctgctgctgctgctgctgcattagTTACACCTTGTTCTTTGCTCTTCCTGAACTAAAATGCTTTAAGAATACTGGTCAATAAAAACCATGAGTTACGATATCTTAAgctagaagaaaaagaaaattgttgcTTCTACATATCATGGAGAGGAATGTGCTCTAAAGTTAAAATGACTAAATGGAATTTCATCTCATGGGTGACTGAATAGACTAAGTGTACAGTGTCATGTGCTGACACAGAAGTAAGGGTACTGTGCTTGAGTATATTAGCACTATGTTAGCAAACCATTCCCTCCATAACATTCACTTCATTAAATTTATCTTAGGTGTTAGAGGCAATGTTAAATTTATCAATTAtgaaaagcatttttttttaacatacatCAACAATAGTGTGTAGTATTATGATATCTTTAGATTTGAACTAcattaaagaattaaatatatGTCAACACCTTGAAATCATCAAAAAATTAGTAAATTAGTTCTTGAATCTGCTTGCTCTAGGCCCCAAAGATACTCACAACTTTCTCTACAGACCATTGCTATTCATAACTGTGCTAGTGAAGTGCTTCTCATAATGGATGCCAGAACAAGGTGTAACTGTGCTAGTCAACTTAAGATCCCACAGTCATCAATTCTGTGTCCTCCCAGGTACAGTTAGTGGGTGAGTTAGTGAGCTATTCATCATCATGTTCCTTATCATTCAACACCAGCTTGCTTgtcaaaaaaatcaaaataaagtaACTTAAATCCATATTCAAGAGACATACTCAAGCCCAGTAATACTTCTAAGAGTCTTGCTACCAAACATTCCGAGAGAAATGTTTACGGCTACATGCTCATGCTAGAATTTGGTCTTTTATTGCATTTAAGTATGTGGATGTACTTTTTTGTGGCTTACTTCAGAGTGAACAGAGTGACCGATTCTTATGACATTATATGGTTCAATACATCTAGTGAATATGGCTTTGGGGCACAACATACAAACTTTTCGGTGTCACCTTTGTTGAGTCACTTAAGTGAGTCACTTTACTGTGTTACCAAgaacacttcaccaccacctacatCGTCTTGAAGCAACATTTACATCCATACACTGAAGAACTTAGGTTTCATCTTCATAATGTCCCATCGCAATATATGCTTAGTACTAAAAGTGTAGCCTTATGGAAAAACTGTAGCCAAAATAAGTGCAAAGCCTGAGCCAtaatttaagaaaagaaagagaatatgcCTGGGTGGGATTAAATGAAGACAGGCAATTCTCACCTTCAGCCAACAATCATTGGCACATCTTAGAAAATGCATGGCAGGGAAAAGGTGTTGCAAAGTCATACCCTTTACCATACTAGCAGCCTCCACCAGAGTCCCATTTTTTTAAACATGACACTTATTTCCAGCTCAGGCACTTGTGTTGATGAAGGCCACTGATGGCAACACAGTTCATATCTAAGGATGAGGAGCAGGGAGCACTTACTCAGTGGTGTTGATGTATTCATTGCGGGGCGGCGAGGCTCGTGATCCGCTGTACGGTTGGTCTGCGGTGTAGCTGCTGCTCACGTAACCTTCGTGTTCGCGGGAACGCCTCCGCTGCTTCTTGTCATATGCACTGCTTTAGAGTGAAGAGTCAATTAGCGACACTCATACAAATACTTGATAATTTTTAATGAGAGATTTCATCATAAAAGGTCATCTACTTATAGATCATTCTTAGGTATATATTTTAGAGATATATGTACCATGGACTATAACAATGAATAAGTCACAGTAAGATGGTAACTCTGGGTGGTTCTCAGCAGCTACATTGTTTCACTTCCTTACACCAATCTGTGCCAGAATATGTGATCCAGTGAATAGCAACCAGGATACAATGAAGCATCTAGGTTAGAATTTCTATTACTAAGCTGAAACTAAAACATGGAGCATTAAGAATATAATAGTGTCAGTACAAGCATGTTTTAGTGGTGTAGCTTTTGTTATGTTAGTATGTTTTGTCTCCAAGCAGCAGATGCAACACTTATGGAATGCCAGTGCCAGGAAGGAGTGCAGAGGAAGGTGCCAGGTGGAGGGAGTTTGAGAGGGTGCCAGGTGAGGACAGACACACAGCTACTTGGGGCGGCAAGACCCACTACAGCAACACAAGCACCAACAAACACCAGGAGCCAGTAATCACCTGACGAGTACGACACGCCTTTCCATCGCCTTACTTTAtatcaaagagaaaaaataaagtccATTACAAATGACAAGCACATTCACTTGTACATCATAAATTATTAAAAGCATGAATTACAACTCTGAACTACAAAACTTACATTATGGTCATTCTAGTAGATACTTCAGAGTGCAATGCAtttgtgagagtgtgtgttattttatattatctAGGTTAATCCCTAAGGTTTTCCTCTCTGCAACATGACACTCAGCCTATCTACCCACACATGTTGATGACAACTGCACTGAAGCACAAGCTGACCCTTAAGCTGTTGCCCTCTTTATATGATAACATCACCCTCAGTATCTAGAGAATGACTGCACATGAGAATCAATGGTGAGCAATGAGGGAGTACTTTCAGTTATCGGCTGAAGTTCAAACTAACTTTGAGAGGCAATCAAGTAAAACAGAATACTGATTTGTCCACTAGTATCCATGACATGATATATATGATGAATTTacaaaataaatgcatgaataaatgtCCAATGAAGGTGGAAGACAAAGAGGGTGAAATACTCCCATGCCTCCACCATGAAGAGCTTGCTGATTAACGTCAGTAACTCTTCTCACAACAtccaaaaataaaagataataatgggatttatatttacatatacacacaacTTTTCATCTTACAATTATGGTCATTTAAATACAATAGTTGACTTCTGGATGATTTACCTCAATTTTCTACAATAGGGCAACCCCTTATGGGTAAATGAAAgcaatgtgtgtatgtatgtatgtacatatctGTACATTATAATAACTTTCccaacaaaacacacccagaacACAACAAATTGACACCTTTCAGATCTTAACACTAAAACCAAGGCCTAAAACACTTCAATTATCAGCAGCCCTCGGACAGGATAATTTGATCCCAGCACCGAGTTGAGTGACATGAACATTCAGTTTAGTGGCCCTTGAGTAGCCAGCCTGGGGAGGGGAAGCACTGGGCTGGAATGAGCAATGAGGGTCTTGAGCACAATCATTGTGGCAGCatgcatcacacacaccacattacTTACGTGGTGAGGGGGATGTTGTCCCTTTCAGCATATGCGTCATACATGGATTCTTGGCTGGTGAGAAAGTTTACACCCAATTAAAAGAGGCATTCACCAAGTGCCAATTCAAAGAAGGTAAATTTGCCTAGAACATTTCCAGCTCATGATGGAGTTGATGTCAGCTCCTGAAAACCACCGCAACCACCAcattcaccacaaccaccaccaccaccaccatcaccaccaccagcaccattgCCACTACCACTGCTTCTGCCAccttcaccaacaccaccgccaccaccaccaccatgaccaccctGTCCAGTGTCCATCAACGAGCCCCGCCGGTAGATGACTGCCCTCATCACAAAGACAGCTGTTGCCTTACATGATGTTGATGATCttttgaaggaaatgaaagttggcatattttccttattatcaAGAAACAGCATTTCTCATGCCAAGTTTTATGCGTTTTCAGTACCTCTGAATTTCTGAATATTTTAGTAATCTAAtattcatcatatatatatatatatatatatatatatatatatatatatatatatatatatatatatacaatactTTGCAGCATTTAAATAACACCAGGAAGTCCATAATAATTCAACAATGGATTCTCTAAACAGCAACATTACAGAAGAACAAGAGCGAGACCCTCATCCCCTGTCTGGGGCGGCTAGGGCTGAGCTGCCACGGCCAGTCAGCAGAGCAGTGGTCAGCTGGTCAGCCACACACAGAAGCATGACACAGGCAGCTTATAAAACTGAACATTCATATTCTCAGCTCTGAGATTCCACCATAGAGTTCTGAATGTACAGAGAATACACATTCAAAATGTAAAGCTGGGTCCTGAGGTACTGTTCAAACAGGTACAATGCAGTGAATTTTGGTTCCTCAGCTGAACAATACAAgtttgtttattatatattttttttgtaagaatACTAAATTGTGCTTCATTTAGCACTCATTTACATagattatatttatttcttcaaaTAAAACATGACCCTGACCTGGTACAGCTCATGAGCTCCTCAGCTCCAACAGTAATTAGATACAAACTTGAACCAGatgcctgtctttttttttttttcttttactgttttctttgtaaatttcttttcttatttgaaAGTTCTTCCCATAAGGATGTGTTTTATTAGATCTGGAGCTTCCTCTGTGTACTTGTGTATCAAATAGTGGCCTATGGACTCATCACTTCTGTTCACTCAAAATGTCATAGTagtgataaaagaaacaaatatgaATCAGATTTCCACCAAAGTAATTTTTCACAAGAACCCAGCTCTACAAGGATAGATTgtcttaaaatatataaatatttcatgccTGATACTGGTAGAAAGTTTGAAGAACATCTTGCAATGTAAGACTAAAGAGTCCCTTCTCTAATCATTATGCATGACCCAACACACCATAGTCCCAATCATGAATTAGCATTTGGGAGTCACAACACTTTTTCACAAAGGTCATGAACATTGTTGCATGAGACTGTTTGCCAAGTCCAAAAGCAAAGGTAACAGCATTTTTGGTGCTAATTTTCATCAGTATAGTAAATTTTCCAATgcccaaaatacttgttttaacAGAAGAGTCTGCATAGCACCAACATCAGAATTGGGAAGCTTTTATAAATCACTTTTGTATCATAAGCAAATGTCATAGAAAGTAGGAGGTATTTATAAGTGATGATGTCTCCTTCAGCAGGCTTACCATCTCTTTTCATTCAATTGGAAGGAAGTGTGAAAGAATGTCTGTTTCTTCCATTAAATTCGCTATGTCCATTCACAGCCTCACAAGAAATCCTTAGTATATTCTGAGAGAAAGCTGTCAAGCAGAAGATTTGACATAAAATCAGACAGCAACCCATCTGAGGGTGCATGGCCAGCCTCTTCTGAGGCAGGTGTGCACTGTGGTGTTTCTGGTCACAAATCTGACAACACATTCAGTAACATCTCTTTGGTATGTATATTCCatcaaaaaaatgtatatattcaACTTTCTTTCAAGAAAGAAAGTTACTGGGACAATGGATGAATGTCAAATGTGGTGAATGAGTCATAATGTTACATTTGTCCCCCTCCCAAGTTCTTGCATGTGCATCACAGGAAGCCACAAGTcaacccaccacacacacacaaacacacaggagtCCAGTACAGAGACAGGCATAAACCACTATGACTGACTGGACACAGCACACATCTCCACTGTCCCACACACTTGCTTGTTTTAAAAAGTCTTGATGCTCTGAAGATTTACAGACATCTATTGCTGGCACAGATATGTCATTCAACaataagatggaaagaaagattcATACGATTGTGACATAATTCTACTGAAGAATTACCAACAAAAACTTCTGAGCTGCAAAGTATTGTATAGAAATATGCATTTGAGAATATTTACATTCAAGAATTTACCTTCCAAGAGTTTGGAAGAAAGTACACCAAAATATCATAGACGAAGTAAAAAGAGAGTAACATTCTCATAGTTGATCAGGAAACCAACATGGAGTAATGCATTCTTGTATGATGTAGTATGCTGTATGATGCACGTATCAGTGAGCTGTTGTGTGGCTGAGGAAATCACTACTGCTACAAAAAATGGTCAGAAGTAAACCAGATAACCCACAAGACTCATGGACAAGTCATATGCAGAGTTGAGGCCATAAACTACAAGCTTTACCTAACATTCTCATCAGACAGACACAAATACATGAACCAAACAACACTTATTAGTTCCTATCAGTACTTGACATACAGTACTCACTTGGACATAGGAAAGCTGTTCCTCTCATCATATGCATCATACAAGTATTCGCTGTCAAATAAATATCTGAATATTAATTTGCTATTAACATACTAAACTACAACTGCAAAATACATTAAACTAATGACTCAAAAACAGTGACAACTGTTACTAGTATTGCACAGAAGCTGCTACCATCAAGAGGACACAGGGTaagctggggagggagggaggtctgAGAAGCAGGGACACTGATGCCACACCCTCCCGACTGAGGATAGGACTGACACTGCAATACCCTGCGTGCTCATGTTTGGGGTCAGGGGACTCTAGGGACAGCAGCAGGACAGCAATGTGTGAGGAGTTGGGTCTGGCAAACTCTACTCATCAGTAAGGAAAACTATACTAACTtgcaagtctaaaaaaaaaaaaattctaaaaaataataaggaaaactaTATCTGTAAATTCGTAtaatgtatgaatatatatatatatatatatatatatatatatatatatatatatatatatatatatatatatatatatatatatatatataaaccagcCTTATTTTTGCTTTCAAATTCCTATGATAGTCCACACCTGAAAGTCTGACCTTACATCAGTTGTCACTCAACAGTGCCTAGTCAAGTTTGAGCACATTGGGATTGTAAAATCTTGGTCTTTTCAAATTATGAAATATCCAGAGAAAGCCCAACTTGCTGCTTCACAAATCCTAAACAATCCTGACCTCTTAGTCTGAACAAAATCTGTATAAAGAAATGCATGACTTAAGTTGTATATAAACTTTGAAAAGCTAACCAACCCCAAACTGCCCCTTTTGTGCTTGAACAGCAGCCACCATGCATCATTCTAAATGTTTTCCTCCATACTTGTCAACTGCAACAATGCAATACACATTTCCACATGGCACAGTGTAGTACCTTATTTGTTCTCTGTCTATGAGGTTACTCTTAACATTCTCACTGCTCTAACGATATGCACTAATCTTATCTCCTCCAACCACTGCCTTCTTTAATGTTTAGCACAGCGCTGGTGCTAGTTGTGCTTCCCTCACCCAAAGCTCTACAGTGTTAGGTGCTTCTCTCAACTTCCACAGCATTATGCTAAGAAGGCTCCCACTGCTTTACTCTCTAACCAACAGTCACCTCAGCATTTATGCAAATCACTAGGTAACAAGCTGTCAGTTATATATCATCATGTAGTGTTCTGCTATCTATACAAATTTATATAATCTATGCACTGAATGGAACAATAAACTACTGAATCATTTTCTGAAATTATTTCAGCTTGTTTTGCCtaattaaaataatttataGTATTATTAATAGAATAACTTCATGTACATGACAAATCAAGGTTAGTATGTGTTACTttaaacaaaacactaaaacagcaGTTACTGCAGCAGTAGCATAATCATCAGTCATTAATTTTTTGGATGCTGCCATATCTAGACCTGCCACAAGCatggatgcacacacacacacacacacacacacacacacacacgcacacaacaccaAAGCAATACTTACGACTCATTGAGGGGTCCAGGGTATGGCTCTGTCTTGCGGTACAGCGATGAGAGATGCACAGCAAGGATCATTGctgggatgaagaagaagaacacccACCCAACGCTGGCCCAAAAACCATTCTGGCAAGGCAAAGCAATTACAGGTTACTATGTTCATTTGTACAGTCACCTACCATTATGATATATCCTGCTGGTAATGCTAAGAGCTCAATTGGTGTAACTCTTTAGGTTACAATAATGATCTTCAATGAGAGGGTGAATCTGATCATCCTATAATGAGTGAGGGAACAGACCACACTGGAGAAGATGCTCACAAAGGGGTACATGATGTCCTTGCAGACAGCGGAGGTGGTGGCATTGTAGATGGTGGACACAGGGCCACATCGGCCCACGTCATTCTCCACTGCTGTCTGTACATGGTGCACATACTCATCCACATCAGCCAGGAAGTCCTCAGAGAACCTCTCCACCAGCTGCAAAACACAGTAAATTAAATGTGACCATCTTTTCATCCATCCATGTATTCCAATTAAGCCCTTTCTTTACCAATACATTCATATTTGCAGGTTTCATTACAAATTATCTACAATAAGTACCCACCTCAGTCACTTCCCGGGAGCCGTTGACCTGCAGGTAGTACTGAGCAAACTCTGCCTGGCTGATGAGGTCAACAATTGCCTCCCGCAAGCTGGTCTTATTAAACTTGAGGTGCTCGTTGAGTCTAGCTGTGGTCCTCTTCAGGTCCCTTGTCAAGGAACCGATGGATGTCACCCAACGCTGGAGGCCCTGACAGAACATAGTTTATTTTAACCTGATGTGCATAATCTATATGGTTATCTTTCACTTAATGCAGtacagtgaatgaataaatcttCTTTCACCATTTCTCTGGAGGCAGAGATTAATGCCATGTACAAATCTCCACCATTCAGTCTcatgcatcttcctctgtgacccCCATCCTTTGTAATTCTACCACaattccatctctccatctcactctctgtcttcccttagataattttccttcaacattatagtgaatgaataaaagcTAATCTACTAATAGTATTCAATGCTATTCTTACCTCCAAAAACAATGCACCGTTCTTGAGTTTAACAGACACTTGGTGGTGGCCACCAGCTGTCTGGTTGAGGAGTGCTGCCAGCTCCATCAGGTCTATAGTCAATACTTTCTTCTCCAACTGGAATATATACAATCATATGAAcataaggagataagaaaataaatgaagctaCAAGAGGCcgtcaagcctacacgtggcagttcttgTATGAAAGGTTTCCACTGatcatcatccataaatttgtctaatcttctcttacactccctaatgactcagctcTAACAACCTTATTAATAATTCTACACTTACAACTTGTTGACAAATACATTCCAAGTGGTAATATGTAAAAATCTGATAGTTACTGATGAATTTGAAAGCTAAGTGCAAGTGTGATGGGAAGTGTGAGAAAAAGAGGACATAaggaaactcaaaatacattccaagaggtaatatataaataagaaccTCAATAGCTATTAATGAATGCGGGaggtagtgagtgtgtgtgtgtgtgtgtgtgtgtgtgtgtgtgtgtgtgtgtgtgtgtgtgtgtgtgtgtgtgtgtgtgtgtgtgtgtgtgtgtgtgtgtgtgtgtgtgtaacaggcagtgtgagagagtgagaaaaaagagataCTCAGGCACTCACAATGTCAGTGTAGTAGGTCCAGGTATCCTTGTCAGCCACAGAGGAGTTGGCCAGGTCCCACAGCTGCTCCTTAGCATTCTGGGACAAGATCTCCACATTGGTGTTGACGCGAATGTCACGCTTCAACTGGGCAATCTGAAACCATGGCACCACTTTGTTATTCCATCCTTTCCAtatgcatttattatttttttaatcttttccacATGCATTTTATCTTTTACCTAATTAAGTATTTATCATGTAAATTTCTAACATACATAATATCTTACACTCTTTAGCAGTGTATTAATCAAGGCATATCAAAGCTGAATCAACAGCAGAAAATACTTTTGGCTTagtatttaattttcaatcagtatgGAGTAATGATCCATTCACCGAAATTATATATACATCCACATATTTATGAGGGATATACCTTTTCATGCAAGTTAAGTCTGTTCTTGTAGTCCTGAAGCTTGGCCAGATTACTCTCAATATTGTCCAGGCTAAGTACTGTGTGCATACTCAAGTTTCTGTGGCACTTGCTGCAAAGATGAATTCACTATTAGTTatgtggaaataggcaggcatgttttatacaggaactgttacatgtaggcctgatggctccttgtagcttcccttacttccttaTATTTATATGCACTTATAAAATCAAGACAGAGGAAAAATTAAGATTATTAAGTCCTCAAAGTAACaggaagacacacagacatacctTATTATTTCAGTGAGTTTGGGTGCCTTGCCAGGAGGATACAAATGCTCCAGGTTTGAGAAATCCGCAGCAATAGAGAACACCTCAGAGTGCATAGGGTCCCTGAGCGGATCACACACCAGGATCTCACTTGCACTGCCCACCACAAAGAGGACAGTGGTGCAAGTCATGATCACCGCAGAGAACAGGAATGTCAAGCCGACAccactgaggaaaaaaataatacataactaAAATGATCTGGAGTAATACTGAGATGATGCATATAGTTTGACTAAAAATGTACACATGTTGCATATAGTTTGACTAAAAATGCATGGTATTAAGTCATGTTATCATTAAATTAATATTCACTAAGGTGGTGATTCATGTTACAATGAAAATCACTTTCACTACATAATATAGAGTTTGTGAACATTCAAACATCCACACTTCAATAAGGTGAGCAAGGGAAAATAACTCATACTTGAAGATGGTGAACACGTGAAAACAAATGAAGTCCTCCGAGCAGCCTCACACTCACCACATGAGCCAGGATGCCCCCGTGGACTTGTGGCAGGAGGACGCCTCGTCGGGGCGGCGGCCACAGCAGCCGAACACCACCCCCAGTGTGAAGCACAGTGTGATCACCAGCAGTAGGATGCATAATCCCATGGAGCCCCAGTATctgcatcacaccaccacacctcacatGTCAGCCACATTCATCATGCAAGTCTTAGTTATATTTGATTacatatacctttttttttttattaatgtaagagggacactggccaagagcagcaaaaagagtgaaaaagaggGCCACTGAAAgagccagtcccaaaagaaaagtcaaaaggaTCATCATAATTGGAGAAATGTCTTGAGTGACAAAACACACTAATGAAGATAACAATTTCTCATGTATAATTTTACACTGGAGAATCTTCTCAACAGTTTTCTAAAGTAAGAATTAACTTGAGCCACAAATGATTTCACAAGGGTATTCATAACAGTGATTCAATAACTATGAGACAATAATATAACTCAACATTAGTTATGCTCCTATACctaaaacataaacaaaaaaataaaaaaataaaataaataaataaataaaaaataacatatgAAAATACAGTGAAATATTGTAGTTACTAATATCTGACACCACTGCATTTAACACAACACATATATATTGTAACTACTACTGATCACATCATACAACTCAACAGAAATTACTCCTCCTATACTAATGCTATTCAGATatgcatagaaaaaataatatgttTGTAGAACTAAAGTGAAATATTGCAGCCACTAATACCCAACACAACTGCATTTAACAGATCACATATAACTGAACTACCAGCAAGTGTTAGTCCTGAAAACTTACCTGTACATGGCATATTCATTTATCCCATCTTGCATCACCCTCAGGTAAGCGTTGATCTGCCGCAGGTAAGTGTTGGGCTCCTCAGGGTATGAATTGGGTTCCTGTGACTCACTCAGATCAACAGGCTGAAGGAAACGGTGGATCTTCTCGGCAGCGTCTTCCAACTGGCCACCTGAATGTTAATAAAGGACTGATAAAGTGTTCTGTTCTATTCCATCACAagtggtaatttttttctttccctacatCATGAAAACAAATAGCAAAGGCACACTTACCTACATCCACAATCTTTGCCTTAATCTCAGGTATTGATCTCTGCACCTTATTCTGGATCTCTGTGGCTATAGAGTCGAAGGAGCGCTTCCCTCGCTTCACCACTATCTCTATGTCATTCTCTA
Encoded here:
- the LOC135112698 gene encoding prominin-1-like isoform X1 produces the protein MLLEPSPVAATAVAASEDTRLLQDVYENSVSRKTVTQEPQPTREQVEEVVTTRTRGGKRRRNRKKKKEEARATEAAAVTTTTVAATLTAEVTTGLEKVEAAEATATAQASMEEELVVDAPRISYSRAWVNKSYKAKEEFNPRGMEHLYLITNLFLHLVHREREVPRELESLVAQELQQVDLDKKQGMRIVSELEANWDVLLIHYIGLVALVVLGALIVVVMPLAGLFFACCRCAGRCGAQEPHYDKKRDPCKRATLGTLLAIIVVVILLGLVCSFVSNARMEEGVQSLPKKWSVSVHDTKLFFNNTDNEVQNLLVRNYRELESVLYNKLDSSGELVKSELARVTKAVAIDNLTAIASSLSVIKQDLGEIKNTTIQLQDQTSNLRSGLEDVASRLKELYNSCESLPECRQLITKYADKLTINNDFDQYLKTDVLPQLPNVESKLEEVSNLIENDIEIVVKRGKRSFDSIATEIQNKVQRSIPEIKAKIVDVGGQLEDAAEKIHRFLQPVDLSESQEPNSYPEEPNTYLRQINAYLRVMQDGINEYAMYRYWGSMGLCILLLVITLCFTLGVVFGCCGRRPDEASSCHKSTGASWLMCGVGLTFLFSAVIMTCTTVLFVVGSASEILVCDPLRDPMHSEVFSIAADFSNLEHLYPPGKAPKLTEIISKCHRNLSMHTVLSLDNIESNLAKLQDYKNRLNLHEKIAQLKRDIRVNTNVEILSQNAKEQLWDLANSSVADKDTWTYYTDILEKKVLTIDLMELAALLNQTAGGHHQVSVKLKNGALFLEGLQRWVTSIGSLTRDLKRTTARLNEHLKFNKTSLREAIVDLISQAEFAQYYLQVNGSREVTELVERFSEDFLADVDEYVHHVQTAVENDVGRCGPVSTIYNATTSAVCKDIMYPFNGFWASVGWVFFFFIPAMILAVHLSSLYRKTEPYPGPLNESEYLYDAYDERNSFPMSNQESMYDAYAERDNIPLTTKAMERRVVLVSSAYDKKQRRRSREHEGYVSSSYTADQPYSGSRASPPRNEYINTTDWADYPPSGGPPRYTSQPSLSPEYERPPPYYYPGPGPQYYGGPPPGAGPAAGGMQVHPPPPGNPPPGPQGPTNFIHGPAPWNPQQRTINLGGWKISPAYSRDEYDA
- the LOC135112698 gene encoding prominin-1-like isoform X8, whose amino-acid sequence is MLLEPSPVAATAVAASEDTRLLQDVYENSVSRKTVTQEPQPTREQVEEVVTTRTRGGKRRRNRKKKKEEARATEAAAVTTTTVAATLTAEVTTGLEKVEAAEATATAQASMEEELVVDAPRISYSRAWVNKSYKAKEEFNPRGMEHLYLITNLFLHLVHREREVPRELESLVAQELQQVDLDKKQGMRIVSELEANWDVLLIHYIGLVALVVLGALIVVVMPLAGLFFACCRCAGRCGAQEPHYDKKRDPCKRATLGTLLAIIVVVILLGLVCSFVSNARMEEGVQSLPKKWSVSVHDTKLFFNNTDNEVQNLLVRNYRELESVLYNKLDSSGELVKSELARVTKAVAIDNLTAIASSLSVIKQDLGEIKNTTIQLQDQTSNLRSGLEDVASRLKELYNSCESLPECRQLITKYADKLTINNDFDQYLKTDVLPQLPNVESKLEEVSNLIENDIEIVVKRGKRSFDSIATEIQNKVQRSIPEIKAKIVDVGGQLEDAAEKIHRFLQPVDLSESQEPNSYPEEPNTYLRQINAYLRVMQDGINEYAMYRYWGSMGLCILLLVITLCFTLGVVFGCCGRRPDEASSCHKSTGASWLMCGVGLTFLFSAVIMTCTTVLFVVGSASEILVCDPLRDPMHSEVFSIAADFSNLEHLYPPGKAPKLTEIISKCHRNLSMHTVLSLDNIESNLAKLQDYKNRLNLHEKIAQLKRDIRVNTNVEILSQNAKEQLWDLANSSVADKDTWTYYTDILEKKVLTIDLMELAALLNQTAGGHHQVSVKLKNGALFLEGLQRWVTSIGSLTRDLKRTTARLNEHLKFNKTSLREAIVDLISQAEFAQYYLQVNGSREVTELVERFSEDFLADVDEYVHHVQTAVENDVGRCGPVSTIYNATTSAVCKDIMYPFNGFWASVGWVFFFFIPAMILAVHLSSLYRKTEPYPGPLNESEYLYDAYDERNSFPMSNKAMERRVVLVSSAYDKKQRRRSREHEGYVSSSYTADQPYSGSRASPPRNEYINTTDWADYPPSGGPPRYTSQPSLSPEYERPPPYYYPGPGPQYYGGPPPGAGPAAGGMQVHPPPPGNPPPGPQGPTNFIHGPAPWNPQQRTINLGGWKISPAYSRDEYDA
- the LOC135112698 gene encoding prominin-1-like isoform X10 → MLLEPSPVAATAVAASEDTRLLQDVYENSVSRKTVTQEPQPTREQVEEVVTTRTRGGKRRRNRKKKKEEARATEAAAVTTTTVAATLTAEVTTGLEKVEAAEATATAQASMEEELVVDAPRISYSRAWVNKSYKAKEEFNPRGMEHLYLITNLFLHLVHREREVPRELESLVAQELQQVDLDKKQGMRIVSELEANWDVLLIHYIGLVALVVLGALIVVVMPLAGLFFACCRCAGRCGAQEPHYDKKRDPCKRATLGTLLAIIVVVILLGLVCSFVSNARMEEGVQSLPKKWSVSVHDTKLFFNNTDNEVQNLLVRNYRELESVLYNKLDSSGELVKSELARVTKAVAIDNLTAIASSLSVIKQDLGEIKNTTIQLQDQTSNLRSGLEDVASRLKELYNSCESLPECRQLITKYADKLTINNDFDQYLKTDVLPQLPNVESKLEEVSNLIENDIEIVVKRGKRSFDSIATEIQNKVQRSIPEIKAKIVDVGGQLEDAAEKIHRFLQPVDLSESQEPNSYPEEPNTYLRQINAYLRVMQDGINEYAMYRYWGSMGLCILLLVITLCFTLGVVFGCCGRRPDEASSCHKSTGASWLMCGVGLTFLFSAVIMTCTTVLFVVGSASEILVCDPLRDPMHSEVFSIAADFSNLEHLYPPGKAPKLTEIISKCHRNLSMHTVLSLDNIESNLAKLQDYKNRLNLHEKIAQLKRDIRVNTNVEILSQNAKEQLWDLANSSVADKDTWTYYTDILEKKVLTIDLMELAALLNQTAGGHHQVSVKLKNGALFLEGLQRWVTSIGSLTRDLKRTTARLNEHLKFNKTSLREAIVDLISQAEFAQYYLQVNGSREVTELVERFSEDFLADVDEYVHHVQTAVENDVGRCGPVSTIYNATTSAVCKDIMYPFNGFWASVGWVFFFFIPAMILAVHLSSLYRKTEPYPGPLNESQESMYDAYAERDNIPLTTSAYDKKQRRRSREHEGYVSSSYTADQPYSGSRASPPRNEYINTTDWADYPPSGGPPRYTSQPSLSPEYERPPPYYYPGPGPQYYGGPPPGAGPAAGGMQVHPPPPGNPPPGPQGPTNFIHGPAPWNPQQRTINLGGWKISPAYSRDEYDA